Below is a window of Escherichia coli DSM 30083 = JCM 1649 = ATCC 11775 DNA.
GTGATAACGTCGTGGTAGCCTCAGGTGCAGTTGTCACAAAAGATGTCCCGGACAACGTTGTCGTGGGCGGTAATCCAGCCAGAATCATTAAAAAATTGTAACCAACTTTTCTCAACTGTTATGCAAAATCGTGGCAAATCTGTTACTTCCCCTCTACTATTCCCACGTTAAAATAGGGTGTTCCCTGGAAAGTTGCAGATATCACGAAGGCAAACGATGACCGAAATACAACGCCTGCTGACCGAAACGATTGAGTCTCTGAATACCCGCGAAAAACGCGACAACAAACCCCGCTTTAGTATCAGTTTTATCCGTAAACATCCGGGGCTGTTTATCGGTATGTACGTTGCTTTTTTTGCCACCCTGGCGGTGATGTTGCAGTCCGAAACGCTTTCAGGCTCTGTCTGGCTACTGGTTGTATTATTTATCCTGCTTAATGGTTTCTTCTTTTTCGATGTCTACCCACGCTACCGCTATGAAGATATCGACGTGCTGGATTTCCGCGTTTGCTATAACGGCGAATGGTACAACACGCGCTTTGTACCTGCCGCGCTAGTTGAAGCCATCCTGAACTCTCCGCGTGTCGCGGATGTTCATAAAGAACAACTGCAAAAAATGATCGTCCGTAAAGGTGAACTATCTTTTTACGATATTTTTACCCTCGCTCGCGCCGAATCAACATCTTAAGTTAGGGGTACATACCAGGCGTAAAGCTCTACGCCTGGTCAAATGACAACGATCGCTTCCACCCATCACTTCATGAAATACCAGCTCTACCTCCTTATCTCCTGCCAGCCTTTTTCCACAATCAGATATACTTTCCCTACACTGTGTTAATAAGGATATGCTGGTGAGAACACGACATCTGGTCGGCCTTATTTCGGGAGTACTGATTCTTTCAGTATTGCTGCCTGTCGGCTTAAGCATCTGGCTGGCCCATCAGCAGGTAGAAACATCATTTATTGAAGAGCTGAATACGTATTCCTCCCGCGTCGCTATTCGGGCCAATAAGGTGGCGACACAAGGGAAAGATGCGCTGCAAGAGCTGGAAAGATGGCAAGGCGCTGCCTGTAGCGAAGCCCATCTCATGGAAATGCGTCGGGTATCTTACAGTTATCGCTATATTCAGGAAGTGGTTTATATCGATAACAACGTTCCCCAGTGTTCGTCTCTGGAGCATGAAAGCCCGCCCGATACCTTCCCCGAGCCAGGTAAAATTTCGAAAGATGGTTATCGTGTCTGGTTAACATCGCATAACGATTTAGGCATTATTCGTTACATGGTCGCCATGGGAACGGCACATTATGTCGTCATGATCGACCCCGCTTCCTTTATTGATGTCATTCCCTATAGCTCATGGCAAATTGATGCCGCCATTATTGGCAATGCCCATAACGTTGTCATAACCAGCAGCGATGAACTTGCTCAGGGAATTATTACCAGGCTACAAAAAACACCCGGTGAGCATATCGAAAATAATGGAATCATTTACGATATCCTGCCCTTACCGGAGATGAATATTTCGATCATCACCTGGGCTTCAACGAAAATGTTGCAGAAAGGCTGGCATCGGCAAGTCTTTATTTGGTTACCGCTCGGGTTGGTGATTGGCCTGCTGGCAGCGATGTTTGTGCTGCGTATTTTGCGCCGTATCCAGTCACCGCATCATCGGCTGCAGGATGCTATCGAAAATCGTGATATTTGCGTGCACTATCAGCCGATTGTCTCCTTAGCCAATGGCAAAATTGTCGGTGCTGAGGCACTGGCGCGCTGGCCGCAGACAGACGGTAGTTGGTTGTCACCAGATAGTTTTATTCCGCTGGCACAGCAAACGGGCCTTTCTGAGCCATTGACGCTACTGATTATAAGAAGCGTCTTTGAAGATATGGGCGACTGGCTGCGTCAGCATCCTCAGCAGCATATTTCGATCAATCTTGAATCCACCGTGCTCACCTCGGAAAAAATCCCGCAATTGCTGCGTGAAATGATCAATCACTATCAGGTTAATCCCAGACAGATCGCGCTTGAACTCACTGAACGCGAGTTTGCCGATCCGAAAACCAGCGCCCCGATAATTTCTCGCTACCGGGAGGCGGGCCATGAAATTTATCTCGATGATTTTGGTACAGGGTATTCAAGTTTAAGCTATTTACAGGATCTGGATGTCGACATTCTGAAGATCGATAAATCTTTCGTTGATGCGCTGGAATATAAAAATGTCACGCCGCATATCATCAAAATGGCAAAAACTCTGAAACTGAAAATGGTTGCGGAGGG
It encodes the following:
- the ylaC gene encoding YlaC family protein, whose translation is MTEIQRLLTETIESLNTREKRDNKPRFSISFIRKHPGLFIGMYVAFFATLAVMLQSETLSGSVWLLVVLFILLNGFFFFDVYPRYRYEDIDVLDFRVCYNGEWYNTRFVPAALVEAILNSPRVADVHKEQLQKMIVRKGELSFYDIFTLARAESTS
- the pdeB gene encoding cyclic-guanylate-specific phosphodiesterase PdeB gives rise to the protein MRTRHLVGLISGVLILSVLLPVGLSIWLAHQQVETSFIEELNTYSSRVAIRANKVATQGKDALQELERWQGAACSEAHLMEMRRVSYSYRYIQEVVYIDNNVPQCSSLEHESPPDTFPEPGKISKDGYRVWLTSHNDLGIIRYMVAMGTAHYVVMIDPASFIDVIPYSSWQIDAAIIGNAHNVVITSSDELAQGIITRLQKTPGEHIENNGIIYDILPLPEMNISIITWASTKMLQKGWHRQVFIWLPLGLVIGLLAAMFVLRILRRIQSPHHRLQDAIENRDICVHYQPIVSLANGKIVGAEALARWPQTDGSWLSPDSFIPLAQQTGLSEPLTLLIIRSVFEDMGDWLRQHPQQHISINLESTVLTSEKIPQLLREMINHYQVNPRQIALELTEREFADPKTSAPIISRYREAGHEIYLDDFGTGYSSLSYLQDLDVDILKIDKSFVDALEYKNVTPHIIKMAKTLKLKMVAEGIETSKQEEWLRQHGVHYGQGWLYSKALPKEDFLRWAEQHL